Sequence from the Thermocoleostomius sinensis A174 genome:
AGGAACCGCCGTCAAGCCGTCAATCGCGATCGATTCAGCCGCATCGCAGCCACCGTCTGGGGCAATGATACAGATTGAGCATCTCACCAAGGTCTATCAAGAAGGAGAAGCCCAACGGGTCGTTCTCGACGGAGTCAATCTGACGATCGCTGCGGGTGAGTTTGTCGTGTTGCTCGGGCACAGCGGTAGCGGTAAGAGTACGCTACTCAATCTCATCAGCGGTATTGATCAACCGTCGGCTGGGACGATTCGCATCAACGACTTAGCCATCACAACGTTGGATGAACGATCGCGCACGTTGTTGCGGCGAGATTACATCGGCTTTGTTTTTCAGTTTTTTAATTTAATTCCGACGTTGACTGTCCTTGAAAATATTACGTTGCCGCAGGAGTTAGCAGGTGTGGCAGCACCGATTGCACAACAGTCTGGAGTGATGCTACTTGAAAAAGTAGGACTGATCGATCGCCAACAAACCTATCCTGATAAGCTTTCTGGAGGGCAACAGCAGCGCGTGGCGATCGCCCGTGCCTTGGCTCACAATCCGCAACTGGTCTTGGCTGATGAACCAACCGGAAACTTGGACGAAGAAACCGGACAGACGGTGCTGCAATTGTTACTAGATTTAACCCGCAACGCCAACAAAACGTTGATTATGGCGACGCACAACCCGGAGATTGCCCGCTATGCCGATCGGGTATTACGAGTGCAGGATGGACAGTTAACGCCTGTGCGAGTGCATCCAGATGCGGCGGAGGAGGTGTTGGCGTGACCCTCACCTCTAATCGCCCCCTGTGGCGACTGGCATGGCAACGAATTCGACAACAACCGTTGCAATACGT
This genomic interval carries:
- a CDS encoding ABC transporter ATP-binding protein, which translates into the protein MIQIEHLTKVYQEGEAQRVVLDGVNLTIAAGEFVVLLGHSGSGKSTLLNLISGIDQPSAGTIRINDLAITTLDERSRTLLRRDYIGFVFQFFNLIPTLTVLENITLPQELAGVAAPIAQQSGVMLLEKVGLIDRQQTYPDKLSGGQQQRVAIARALAHNPQLVLADEPTGNLDEETGQTVLQLLLDLTRNANKTLIMATHNPEIARYADRVLRVQDGQLTPVRVHPDAAEEVLA